Proteins encoded in a region of the Lathamus discolor isolate bLatDis1 chromosome Z, bLatDis1.hap1, whole genome shotgun sequence genome:
- the NANS gene encoding sialic acid synthase: MSREFELCPGRRVGGDQPCFIIAEIGQNHQGDLDIAKRMIRMAKECGADCAKFQKSELEHKFNKKALERPYTSKHSWGKTYGEHKRHLEFSHDQYRELQKYAEEVGIFFTASGMDEMAVEFLHELDVPFFKVGSGDTNNFPYLEKTAKKGRPMVISSGMQSMNTMHQVYEIVKPLNPNFCFLQCTSAYPLQPEDVNLRVISAYQSAFPDIPIGYSGHETGIAISVAAVALGAKVVERHVTLDKTWKGSDHQASLEPNELAELVKAIRTVEKAMGSPVKQLLPCEMACNEKLGKSVVAKVAIPEGAVLTLDMLTVKVGEPKGFPPEAIFDLVGQKVKINIEEDETITEQALENHVKKVKC; this comes from the exons ATGTCGCGGGAGTTCGAGCTGTGCCCCGGGCGGCGAGTCGGCGGCGATCAGCCATGCTTCATCATCGCAGAGATCGGGCAGAACCACCAGGGCGACCTGGACATCGCCAAGCGCATGATCCGCATGGCCAAG GAGTGTGGAGCAGACTGTGCCAAGTTCCAGAAGAGCGAACTGGAGCACAAGTTTAACAAGAAAGCTTTAGAAAGGCCCTACACGTCTAAACACTCCTGGGGAAAGACCTACGGGGAGCACAAGCGCCACCTGGAGTTTAGTCACGACCAGTacagagagctgcagaaataCGCCGAGGAGGTTGgcattttcttcacagcttctGGCATGGATGAG ATGGCTGTGGAATTTTTACATGAACTGGATGTTCCATTTTTCAAAGTAGGATCAGGAGATACAAACAATTTTCCCTATCTGGAGAAGACTGCAAAGAAAG GTCGCCCAATGGTGATTTCCAGCGGGATGCAGTCAATGAACACAATGCACCAGGTTTATGAGATTGTGAAGCCCCTCAATCCAAACTTCTGCTTCCTGCAGTGCACCAGTGCATACCCGCTTCAGCCAGAGGATGTCAACCTCCGTGTTATATCG GCCTATCAGTCAGCTTTTCCTGATATCCCCATTGGCTACTCGGGGCATGAAACTGGCATCGCCATTTCAGTGGCAGCGGTTGCTTTGGGAGCTAAAGTGGTGGAACGCCATGTGACTCTGGACAAAACATGGAAAGGAAGTGACCACCAGGCATCCCTGGAGCCAAACGAACTGGCAGAGCTGGTGAAAGCCATCCGTACTGTGGAAAAAGCAATGGGATCTCCAGTCAAACAGCTACTGCCGTGTGAAATGGCTTGCAATGAAAAG CTGGGAAAATCCGTTGTGGCGAAAGTAGCAATTCCTGAAGGTGCAGTACTGACACTTGACATGCTGACAGTGAAGGTGGGAGAGCCCAAAGGATTTCCTCCAGAAGCGATCTTTGATCTGGTGGGCCAAAAGGTTAAAATAAATATCGAAGAAGATGAAACCATCACTGAGCAAGCACTGGAAAATCATGTCAAAAAAGTAAAGTGCTAA